The DNA sequence AAGGACGGGGCCGGACTCAACCTTACGGCCGAGGTGCGCGACGGCATCCTGAAACATTCGAAGGGGAGGGGGCCGCTGCTGAACGATGATCCGGCAGTGCTGGCTGCCACCCTTGAGGGGCGTATCGTGCGGTTGGCGGATGTCATCGCCTATGTCAACCATGATCTGGACGATGCCCTGCGAGCGGGGTTGATCGATGCGGGGCGGATCCCCGGAGTCGTCTCCAGGGTCCTGGGCGACAGTCACTCCCGGCGTATCGATACCATGGTCCGGGACATGATCGAAGCCTCCCTGGCCACCGGTGGTTCCGAAATCCGACTTTCGCCGATGGTGAGCATGGCCGTGAGCGATCTGCGCGACTGGCTCTTTGAGCATGTCTACCGGGTCAACACGGTGCATGACGATTTCGTCAAGGCATCGCGCATCCTGCGTGAACTTTTTCACTGTTTTGCTGCCGATGAGGAGTTGTTGCTCGCCCAGGGAGGGCGGCGGTACGCCGGAGATCCTCTGGTGGTTTCCGTTAGCGATTTTGTCGCCGGCATGACCGACCGTTTTGCTATGAATCTTTACCAAAGGCTCTTTCTGCCGCAGCCCTGGAAGCTCCTGTGACATGTCATAACCCCTTGAAATTCCCGGTTAAAAAACTTGACACCCGAAAGGGGCGTATGGTAGCGTTTAGGGCGCTTTGTGCCCATTTTTTGCGAACTGGCAGAGAGTGACAGCATGACGGAATCAGCCTG is a window from the Desulfuromonadales bacterium genome containing:
- a CDS encoding deoxyguanosinetriphosphate triphosphohydrolase, which translates into the protein MNIRTLLERREKETLSRFACLSGHSGGRLHDEEPCSIRTAFQHDRDRILHSKSFRRLKQKTQVFLSPEGDHYRTRLTHTLEVSQIARTVARALALNEDLTEAIALGHDLGHTPFGHAGERVLDALVPGGFRHVRQSLRVVEVLEKDGAGLNLTAEVRDGILKHSKGRGPLLNDDPAVLAATLEGRIVRLADVIAYVNHDLDDALRAGLIDAGRIPGVVSRVLGDSHSRRIDTMVRDMIEASLATGGSEIRLSPMVSMAVSDLRDWLFEHVYRVNTVHDDFVKASRILRELFHCFAADEELLLAQGGRRYAGDPLVVSVSDFVAGMTDRFAMNLYQRLFLPQPWKLL